In Arthrobacter sp. SLBN-83, one DNA window encodes the following:
- a CDS encoding Poxvirus protein I5, with translation MSVMDSTTPASGHEPIPVNRFALFSETLLAGVLVLVLSLPLVTIPAAYAAGTAHLERHLNGRDDSIRGLWGLFKAALPGSWKLGITTAAAAVVIVLNLLLAWVGQLPGRGLVLPATLILAAGAAIVLLRTASAWSDYTGSDSAAHVAGGKDTWRQALNAGQAISLRDWTGSLLLAAALFCAVVFVWMLAALFVVVPGTLILAAAAVKLRSGRIKR, from the coding sequence ATGAGCGTCATGGACAGCACCACACCCGCATCCGGCCACGAACCCATCCCGGTGAACCGGTTCGCCCTGTTCTCCGAAACCCTCCTGGCAGGGGTGCTGGTGCTGGTGCTGTCCCTCCCGCTCGTCACCATCCCGGCCGCCTACGCCGCCGGGACCGCCCACCTGGAGCGGCACCTGAACGGCCGGGACGATTCCATCCGCGGCTTGTGGGGGCTGTTCAAGGCCGCCCTGCCCGGCAGCTGGAAACTTGGCATCACGACGGCGGCAGCCGCCGTCGTGATTGTCCTCAACCTTTTGCTCGCATGGGTGGGGCAGCTCCCGGGCCGCGGCCTGGTCCTTCCCGCCACGCTCATCCTTGCCGCCGGTGCCGCCATCGTGCTGCTGCGCACCGCCTCCGCCTGGTCCGACTACACAGGATCCGACAGTGCAGCCCACGTAGCCGGCGGCAAAGACACCTGGCGCCAGGCCCTCAACGCCGGGCAGGCGATCTCCCTCCGCGACTGGACCGGCTCGCTGCTGCTCGCCGCCGCCCTGTTCTGCGCCGTCGTCTTCGTCTGGATGCTCGCCGCACTGTTCGTCGTGGTCCCCGGAACCCTCATCCTGGCCGCCGCCGCAGTAAAATTGCGCTCCGGCCGCATTAAACGCTGA
- a CDS encoding carbohydrate ABC transporter permease, whose translation MTTMATPTQSTPDTAPAYNPKSESVGAKRAKSVIFHAVALILTAIVLYPGLWMIASSFKPNSEIGGQNTSLWSNNFSFDNFVTAMDGIGGVSTLQFFTNSLILALGAVVGTILSASVSAYAFARINFPGRSIFFGMMIATLLLPFHVVIIPQYIVFQQLGLVDTYVPLLIGKFLAADAFFVFLMVQFMRGLPTELDEAARIDGAGHARIFFSIMLPLMKPALISTSIFSFIWSWNDFLGPLLYLNTPDKYPLPLALRLFVDQTQSSDYGAMIAMSVLALLPVLIFFLIFQRYIVEGVSTQGLKG comes from the coding sequence ATGACAACCATGGCAACCCCCACCCAGTCCACCCCGGACACCGCCCCCGCCTACAACCCGAAATCAGAGTCGGTTGGCGCCAAGCGGGCCAAGAGCGTCATTTTCCACGCCGTGGCCCTGATCCTCACCGCCATCGTGCTCTACCCGGGCCTGTGGATGATCGCCTCGTCGTTCAAGCCCAACTCGGAAATCGGCGGGCAAAACACGTCGCTGTGGTCGAACAACTTCAGCTTCGACAACTTCGTCACGGCCATGGACGGCATCGGCGGCGTGTCCACCCTGCAGTTCTTCACCAACTCCCTGATCCTGGCCCTGGGCGCGGTGGTGGGAACCATCCTGTCCGCGTCCGTATCGGCGTACGCGTTCGCCAGGATAAACTTCCCCGGCCGCAGCATCTTCTTCGGCATGATGATCGCCACGCTGCTGCTGCCCTTCCACGTGGTGATCATTCCGCAGTACATCGTGTTCCAGCAGCTGGGCCTGGTGGATACGTATGTGCCGCTGCTGATCGGCAAGTTCCTGGCCGCGGACGCGTTCTTCGTCTTCCTCATGGTCCAGTTCATGCGCGGCCTGCCCACGGAGCTGGATGAGGCGGCCCGGATCGACGGTGCCGGCCACGCCCGGATCTTCTTCTCCATCATGCTGCCGCTGATGAAACCGGCCCTGATCTCCACCTCGATCTTCTCCTTCATCTGGAGCTGGAACGATTTCCTGGGCCCGCTGCTGTACCTGAACACCCCCGACAAGTACCCGCTGCCGCTGGCCCTGCGGCTCTTCGTGGACCAAACCCAGTCCTCGGACTATGGCGCCATGATCGCCATGTCCGTCCTGGCCCTGCTCCCCGTGCTGATCTTCTTCCTGATCTTCCAGCGGTACATCGTCGAAGGCGTCTCCACCCAAGGCCTCAAAGGCTAA
- a CDS encoding ABC transporter substrate-binding protein: protein MINRRHFLTTVAIGTASAAALSACGNGSGSSGQTGSADKPVTINYTWWGNDDRAERTRKAIALFESKNPDIKVNGNFTDFAGYWQKRATEAAGGGLPDVMQWDLSYLRDYGQRNQLLDLGTVKINTDAFEKSLLPSGQIKGKTYGIPTSTNAFAVYYDPAKLASLGIAEPDGSWTYKEFNDFLTQVGTKSNGALYGGTDYTGVWWMFNIWLRQNKIEAFTSEGKLGFSEDDLKKWWNLTANLRGTGAIIPEDRVTQLAPKSPFGSNATATEVTWDNFMAGYLGDSGAKELKLVPVPSDDPDNLGLFLKPSMLMVASAKTKFKDAAARFIDFMVNDPEVGQIFKTSRGVPASKTQRDGTTFEGTDKLVVDYEKSIEKYLKDAPEPPIVGFGTLESSFKRIASDLNYGKLTVDGATDAWFKEAEDLIKQNG from the coding sequence ATGATCAACAGAAGGCATTTCCTTACAACCGTCGCCATTGGCACCGCATCGGCAGCAGCACTGTCGGCCTGTGGGAACGGATCCGGCTCGTCCGGCCAGACCGGCTCGGCGGACAAGCCCGTCACCATCAACTACACCTGGTGGGGTAACGACGACCGCGCCGAGCGTACCCGCAAGGCCATCGCCCTGTTCGAGTCGAAGAACCCGGACATCAAGGTCAACGGCAACTTCACCGACTTCGCCGGCTACTGGCAGAAGCGCGCCACCGAGGCCGCCGGCGGCGGCCTGCCGGACGTCATGCAGTGGGACCTGTCCTACCTGCGCGACTACGGCCAGCGCAACCAGCTCCTGGACCTCGGCACGGTCAAGATCAACACTGACGCCTTCGAGAAGTCCCTCCTGCCCTCCGGACAGATCAAGGGCAAAACCTACGGCATCCCCACCAGCACCAACGCCTTCGCCGTCTACTACGACCCCGCCAAGCTGGCCTCCCTGGGCATCGCCGAACCGGACGGCTCCTGGACCTACAAGGAATTCAACGACTTCCTGACCCAGGTGGGCACCAAGAGCAACGGCGCCCTCTACGGCGGCACCGACTACACCGGCGTTTGGTGGATGTTCAACATCTGGCTGCGCCAGAACAAGATCGAGGCCTTCACCTCCGAGGGCAAGCTCGGCTTCAGCGAGGACGACCTGAAGAAGTGGTGGAACCTCACCGCAAACCTGCGCGGTACGGGTGCCATCATCCCCGAGGACCGGGTGACGCAGCTGGCGCCGAAGTCGCCGTTCGGCTCCAACGCCACGGCCACCGAGGTGACCTGGGACAACTTCATGGCCGGGTACCTGGGTGACAGCGGAGCCAAGGAACTCAAGCTGGTCCCCGTTCCGTCCGATGACCCTGACAACCTGGGCCTGTTCCTCAAGCCCTCCATGCTGATGGTGGCCAGCGCCAAGACCAAGTTTAAGGACGCAGCCGCCCGCTTCATCGACTTCATGGTCAATGACCCCGAGGTGGGCCAGATCTTCAAGACCTCCCGCGGCGTTCCCGCCTCCAAGACCCAGCGTGACGGCACCACCTTCGAGGGGACCGACAAGCTGGTGGTCGATTACGAAAAGTCCATCGAGAAGTACCTCAAGGACGCCCCGGAGCCGCCCATCGTCGGCTTCGGCACGCTTGAATCCTCCTTCAAGCGCATTGCCTCGGACCTGAACTACGGCAAGCTCACCGTCGACGGTGCAACCGATGCCTGGTTCAAGGAAGCCGAAGACCTCATCAAGCAAAACGGCTGA
- a CDS encoding YesL family protein — protein MLSGTFSARAYSFFDTLVWIACLNLLWIAFTLLGLGVLGAGPATAAAQIVVRKRAGGDGGPLLRSFAAGYFRNFGQANALSLPVMAVVAALVLNWNYFSGGRGIFAQFMAVGLVVAAIFLAGAICYVFPMYARYQLPLPQYLLVSSRFAVRHLAGTVILLFVSAAVVYASSVLPGLIPFFSIGAWLYLTGWLCDRFFTANDQAVAAVEPAGHDVLQGASTA, from the coding sequence ATGCTGTCCGGAACCTTCAGCGCGCGTGCCTACTCGTTTTTTGACACGCTCGTATGGATTGCCTGCCTGAACCTGCTTTGGATCGCGTTCACCCTGCTGGGCCTCGGCGTCCTCGGCGCCGGCCCCGCCACGGCGGCGGCCCAGATCGTGGTGCGCAAGCGGGCCGGGGGCGACGGTGGACCGCTGCTGCGGAGCTTCGCTGCTGGATACTTCCGGAACTTTGGCCAGGCGAATGCACTCTCGCTTCCGGTCATGGCCGTGGTGGCCGCGCTTGTCCTGAACTGGAACTACTTTTCGGGCGGCCGCGGGATCTTCGCGCAGTTCATGGCGGTGGGGCTGGTTGTCGCAGCCATCTTCCTGGCCGGGGCCATCTGCTACGTGTTCCCCATGTATGCCAGGTACCAACTGCCGTTGCCGCAATACCTGCTGGTGTCGTCCCGGTTCGCCGTGCGGCATCTTGCGGGGACCGTCATCCTGCTGTTCGTTTCCGCGGCCGTCGTGTACGCCAGCAGCGTGCTTCCGGGGCTGATCCCGTTTTTCAGCATCGGAGCCTGGCTGTACCTGACCGGCTGGCTGTGCGACCGCTTCTTCACCGCAAATGACCAGGCCGTTGCTGCGGTGGAACCTGCCGGGCATGACGTCCTGCAGGGCGCCTCCACCGCCTGA
- a CDS encoding MFS transporter, which produces MPSRRTRPAQAAPERIDQPRWYHPLKQHNYRLFLAMQLAGSLGVWMQRLAQDWLVLQLTGSPGAVGAAVALQFLPMLVLGPLAGLVVDLFPKRRIMMACQSIIVLLGLGLAAWAASGTITVWVVYASCVALGVTAAVDQPTRQVFVNEVVGDAALRPAIGLNNALSQLGAMAGPALSGVLIAQAGPAAAFASNAVIGLVVLGLISAVRLHELHPGTPAERGRGQVLAGFRYVRERPRLLLLILLAGLLGAFGMNGPVVLAAFAQQVWHNGVEGFGLFNTVSAVGALAGALLAARLGNMGRRGIVAAAGLFGLSQLVAALMPTLVLFVAMLVVVGMMTLLFLTSAATAVQLEAGPAIRGRVMALYLPLLLGGHACGGLLAGWLTEQFGVRTGLVATGALGMLSAAVVGLLLWRHGRRQARV; this is translated from the coding sequence GTGCCGTCCCGACGCACCCGTCCAGCACAGGCAGCACCCGAACGAATCGACCAGCCCCGCTGGTACCACCCCCTAAAACAGCACAACTACCGCCTCTTCCTTGCCATGCAATTGGCCGGCAGCCTCGGCGTGTGGATGCAGCGCCTGGCCCAGGACTGGCTGGTGCTGCAGCTGACCGGAAGCCCCGGTGCGGTGGGAGCCGCCGTCGCCCTCCAATTCCTGCCCATGCTGGTGTTGGGTCCGCTCGCCGGACTGGTGGTGGACCTCTTTCCCAAACGCCGGATCATGATGGCGTGCCAGTCCATCATCGTGCTGCTGGGCCTGGGGCTCGCGGCCTGGGCTGCCAGCGGCACCATCACCGTGTGGGTGGTCTACGCCAGCTGCGTTGCCCTGGGCGTCACCGCCGCGGTGGACCAGCCCACCCGGCAGGTCTTCGTCAACGAGGTGGTGGGCGACGCCGCGCTGCGCCCCGCCATCGGACTCAACAACGCGCTGTCGCAGCTGGGCGCCATGGCCGGGCCTGCGCTCAGCGGTGTGCTGATTGCCCAGGCCGGACCGGCCGCCGCCTTCGCCTCGAACGCGGTGATTGGCCTGGTGGTGCTGGGCCTGATCTCCGCCGTCCGCCTCCACGAACTGCACCCCGGTACGCCCGCCGAACGGGGCCGCGGGCAGGTGCTCGCCGGGTTCCGGTACGTCCGCGAACGGCCACGCCTGCTGCTCCTCATCCTGCTGGCGGGGCTGCTGGGCGCCTTCGGGATGAACGGGCCGGTGGTCCTTGCCGCGTTCGCCCAGCAGGTGTGGCACAACGGGGTGGAGGGCTTCGGCCTGTTCAACACCGTCAGCGCCGTTGGAGCCCTGGCCGGCGCGCTCCTGGCGGCCCGGCTGGGAAACATGGGCCGCAGGGGCATCGTCGCCGCGGCCGGCCTCTTCGGGCTGTCCCAGCTGGTGGCCGCGCTGATGCCCACCCTGGTGCTGTTCGTGGCCATGCTGGTGGTGGTGGGCATGATGACGTTGCTGTTCCTGACCAGCGCGGCCACTGCCGTCCAGCTCGAAGCCGGCCCCGCCATCCGTGGCCGGGTCATGGCGCTGTACCTGCCGCTCCTGCTGGGCGGCCACGCGTGCGGCGGCCTCCTGGCAGGCTGGCTGACTGAACAGTTCGGCGTCCGGACCGGCCTGGTGGCCACCGGCGCCCTGGGCATGCTTTCCGCCGCCGTGGTGGGACTACTTCTGTGGCGGCACGGCCGGCGGCAGGCCAGGGTTTAA
- a CDS encoding carbohydrate ABC transporter permease: protein MTSSPTLSRRSASSAPAQLRTSKRNGADARAGYTFLLPWLLGFIALTVGPMISSLYLSFTNYNLFEPPKWIGLDNYTTLFQDERFLQSVGVTVGYVVFGTPLKLAAALAVAMLLNSKRRGQGFYRSAFYAPSLIGASVSIAIVWKAMFGDSGPVDQGLSFFGINLGGWVGNPAMTMPMFILLTVWQFGAPMVIFLAGLKQIPGELYEAASMDGAGPVRKFFNITWPMLSPVIFFNLLMETIHAFQIFASAYIISNGEGGPAGSTLFYTLYLYLRGFSDFRMGYASAMAWLLVVVVGIITLIFFRTSKSWVHYSGDSR, encoded by the coding sequence GTGACTTCAAGCCCAACACTGAGCAGGCGTTCGGCGTCGTCCGCCCCCGCGCAGCTTCGCACATCGAAGCGCAACGGGGCGGACGCCCGTGCCGGCTACACCTTCCTGCTGCCCTGGCTGCTGGGATTCATTGCCCTGACGGTAGGGCCAATGATTTCCTCGCTGTACCTGTCGTTCACCAACTACAACCTGTTCGAGCCGCCCAAGTGGATTGGCCTGGACAACTACACCACCCTGTTCCAGGACGAACGGTTCCTCCAGTCCGTGGGCGTGACCGTGGGCTATGTGGTGTTCGGTACGCCCCTGAAGCTCGCGGCGGCGCTGGCGGTGGCCATGCTGCTGAACAGCAAGCGCCGCGGCCAGGGCTTCTACCGGTCGGCGTTTTATGCTCCGTCGCTGATCGGTGCGTCCGTGTCCATCGCGATCGTTTGGAAGGCGATGTTCGGCGATTCCGGTCCCGTGGACCAGGGCCTGTCCTTCTTCGGGATCAACCTGGGCGGTTGGGTGGGCAACCCCGCCATGACCATGCCTATGTTCATCCTGCTGACGGTGTGGCAGTTCGGCGCGCCGATGGTGATCTTCCTGGCCGGGCTCAAGCAGATTCCCGGCGAGCTCTATGAAGCAGCGTCGATGGACGGCGCCGGCCCGGTGCGGAAGTTCTTCAATATCACCTGGCCCATGCTGTCTCCGGTGATCTTCTTCAACCTGTTGATGGAAACCATCCATGCGTTCCAGATCTTCGCGTCGGCGTACATCATTTCCAACGGTGAAGGCGGCCCCGCCGGATCCACCCTCTTCTACACCCTCTACCTGTACCTGCGCGGTTTCAGCGATTTCCGGATGGGCTACGCCTCGGCCATGGCATGGCTGCTGGTGGTCGTGGTGGGCATCATCACGCTGATCTTCTTCCGCACGTCCAAGTCCTGGGTCCACTACAGCGGTGATTCACGATGA
- a CDS encoding family 78 glycoside hydrolase catalytic domain has translation MVDQAGLKEAATGNPTQPRSPGQLYAANLLTDGLAHCLTAAPSPVFEWQLRQDDDGDPALARQTGHELEVRDVHGGVVWSSGQVASAAQRGIPYGGPQLEDDTDYTWRVRIMDAAGVPGPWSDLQPFSTGLADNSWQAGWMGRAPGGRAPLEILNRALRVAGSPFLPLPSPVLSSFRLEARLRPVMGRAGLLLRSSGAGTGLLVELDAAGQVLLRRAPGWEIPSPTAPETKILARAAARVQAREGATGLWRNLTVSDDGRTIRVALDGVELLAVDEPAAADEAGVLALHQGPRSQAEYAELRLTDTTPGQPEALVFDHRFDMDDDQGLSCLADWPRTTAHRQPDEWTLFRAALRLSGTVRRARLYVAAHHHAQLSVAGTPCLDTTSFGYPGEGYYDAADITEILAGQPAGSTVPVTALLHWYGPGQGRAAGVPGLLVRLTVDYDDGRRDVLVSGPGWSAGEAPYRQSGYRNDEGDPVEHLDAQAAASLDVADDPAAAVVTGRHPSSDFPRLHPRRTFLAGGFVAPRQFLTADDGTMVADFGQVLPARPEVDFLDGVSGRTVMLRAGYALRTDGRVDAGKTASQNTDMSFPYTQASGPQQFRASVHLGFRYLELPGIEAAEVSRVGALTVHGAHPGEGSFSSSDPVLDAVFGLLHDSSLYGVQEQFVDTPTREKGQFLADAANISYATMALFGEHAYTAQALREFAWSARRYWTSSSEKGRYNAVYPNGDGKRDIPDFSLMLPEWAGEYHLRTGDLDLIRELLPHLRDTADYALRHIPTEGPTAGLVTRLGGGSGPYLHGIVDWPAPGRFGYDMECVAKTTVNAQAYSALVSTARLCSVAGDESAAVRYAAAARTLANAIRTRLRVDGVMVDGLHPDGTPSSHASQHATSFPLSLEITGAAYAAADAARIAGMGMRQGPMTVHRLVRALLGQGRTDAVLDLITSKDQPGWARLLDRGATFTWEAWDLEDGTDYSQSHAWSASVIKEILEHLLGIRYTAPGGNDVLIEPPLCRLEHARGSVPVGNGYVHANWRRRGGLVELECTVPPGTTATVRLPAGTYGLKGPGTFSDQGADAAVVVSAGEDGHQAGGTGDFRVHTGTWTFTPA, from the coding sequence ATGGTGGACCAGGCGGGACTGAAGGAGGCAGCAACCGGGAATCCAACCCAGCCACGGAGCCCGGGCCAGTTGTACGCCGCCAACCTCCTGACGGACGGTCTTGCCCACTGCCTGACGGCGGCCCCGTCCCCTGTGTTCGAATGGCAGCTGCGGCAGGATGACGACGGCGACCCTGCCCTTGCACGGCAGACGGGCCATGAGCTCGAGGTCCGTGACGTCCACGGCGGCGTTGTGTGGAGCTCCGGACAGGTGGCATCCGCCGCCCAGCGCGGTATTCCCTACGGCGGACCCCAACTCGAGGACGACACGGACTACACGTGGCGGGTGCGCATTATGGACGCAGCCGGTGTTCCGGGGCCCTGGTCAGACCTGCAGCCGTTCAGTACCGGCCTCGCTGACAACTCCTGGCAGGCCGGCTGGATGGGCCGCGCCCCGGGTGGACGGGCGCCGCTGGAGATCCTCAACCGGGCGCTCCGCGTGGCTGGGTCGCCGTTCCTGCCCCTTCCCTCCCCTGTACTGAGCAGCTTCCGGCTTGAAGCGAGGCTCCGTCCCGTGATGGGCCGCGCCGGGCTGCTCCTGCGCAGCAGCGGCGCCGGAACGGGCCTGCTGGTGGAACTCGACGCCGCCGGACAGGTGCTGCTCCGCCGCGCCCCGGGATGGGAAATCCCCTCCCCCACTGCACCGGAAACCAAGATCCTGGCGAGGGCAGCGGCACGCGTCCAGGCCCGGGAGGGGGCCACCGGATTATGGCGGAACCTCACCGTCAGCGACGATGGCCGGACCATCCGGGTTGCCCTGGACGGGGTGGAACTGCTGGCGGTTGACGAGCCCGCCGCTGCGGATGAGGCGGGGGTCCTTGCTTTGCACCAGGGCCCTCGAAGCCAGGCTGAGTACGCAGAGTTGCGGCTTACCGACACCACTCCCGGGCAGCCCGAAGCCCTCGTGTTTGACCATCGCTTCGACATGGACGATGACCAGGGCCTTTCCTGCCTGGCCGATTGGCCGCGGACCACGGCACACCGCCAGCCTGACGAATGGACCCTGTTCCGCGCCGCGCTCCGGCTGTCCGGAACGGTGCGGCGGGCGCGGCTCTACGTCGCCGCACACCACCACGCCCAGCTCTCCGTGGCTGGAACGCCGTGCCTGGACACCACCTCGTTTGGCTACCCCGGTGAGGGCTATTACGACGCCGCCGACATCACGGAGATCCTCGCGGGACAACCGGCTGGCTCCACAGTTCCGGTCACGGCACTGCTCCACTGGTACGGTCCGGGCCAGGGCCGGGCCGCAGGCGTCCCGGGACTGCTGGTCCGCCTCACCGTGGACTACGATGACGGCCGCCGCGATGTCCTCGTCTCCGGCCCAGGCTGGTCCGCCGGTGAGGCGCCGTACCGCCAGTCCGGCTACCGCAACGACGAGGGCGATCCGGTCGAACACCTGGACGCGCAGGCCGCAGCGTCACTCGACGTGGCCGATGACCCGGCTGCCGCCGTGGTCACCGGCCGTCACCCGTCGTCGGACTTTCCCCGGCTGCACCCCCGCCGGACGTTCCTTGCCGGCGGGTTCGTGGCGCCCCGGCAGTTCCTGACTGCCGATGACGGCACGATGGTGGCGGACTTCGGCCAGGTTCTACCCGCCCGCCCGGAGGTGGATTTCCTGGACGGCGTATCCGGCCGCACCGTGATGCTCCGGGCCGGCTACGCCCTCCGCACGGACGGCAGGGTGGACGCCGGAAAGACCGCAAGCCAGAACACGGACATGTCCTTCCCCTATACGCAGGCGTCAGGGCCACAGCAGTTCCGCGCCTCGGTGCACCTGGGTTTCCGCTACCTGGAGTTGCCTGGCATCGAAGCCGCAGAAGTGTCCCGCGTGGGTGCCCTTACGGTCCACGGCGCCCATCCTGGTGAAGGCAGCTTCAGCAGCTCTGATCCCGTCCTGGACGCCGTCTTCGGGCTGCTCCACGACTCTTCCCTGTACGGGGTGCAGGAGCAGTTCGTGGACACTCCCACCCGGGAAAAGGGCCAGTTCCTGGCCGACGCCGCCAACATCTCCTATGCCACCATGGCGCTTTTCGGTGAGCATGCCTACACGGCGCAGGCGCTGCGCGAGTTCGCGTGGTCGGCCCGCCGCTACTGGACTTCCAGCAGCGAAAAGGGGCGTTATAACGCCGTCTACCCCAACGGCGACGGCAAGCGCGACATCCCCGATTTCTCCCTGATGCTGCCGGAATGGGCCGGGGAGTACCACCTGCGCACCGGGGACCTGGACCTGATCAGGGAACTGCTCCCCCACCTGCGCGACACGGCTGACTACGCGCTGCGCCACATTCCCACAGAAGGTCCGACGGCGGGGCTGGTCACCAGGCTGGGCGGCGGCTCCGGGCCCTACCTGCACGGCATCGTGGATTGGCCGGCGCCGGGTCGGTTCGGCTACGACATGGAGTGCGTGGCCAAGACAACGGTCAACGCCCAGGCCTACTCCGCGTTGGTGTCCACGGCACGGCTCTGCAGTGTGGCCGGGGACGAGTCCGCTGCAGTCCGCTATGCCGCGGCTGCGCGCACCCTCGCCAACGCCATCCGGACCCGCTTGCGGGTGGACGGGGTCATGGTGGACGGGCTCCATCCCGATGGCACGCCCAGCTCCCACGCCTCCCAGCATGCAACCTCCTTCCCGCTGTCCCTGGAAATCACCGGGGCTGCGTACGCGGCAGCCGATGCCGCCCGGATCGCCGGTATGGGCATGCGGCAGGGACCCATGACGGTGCACCGGCTGGTCCGGGCCCTGCTGGGCCAGGGCAGGACGGACGCGGTGCTGGACCTCATCACCAGCAAGGACCAGCCCGGCTGGGCGCGGCTCCTGGACCGGGGCGCCACCTTCACCTGGGAAGCATGGGACCTCGAGGACGGCACCGACTACAGCCAGTCGCATGCCTGGTCCGCGTCCGTCATCAAGGAAATCCTCGAACACCTGCTGGGCATCCGCTACACCGCGCCGGGTGGCAACGACGTGCTGATCGAACCACCCCTGTGCCGGCTGGAGCATGCCCGCGGAAGCGTCCCTGTGGGCAACGGTTACGTGCATGCGAACTGGCGGCGCCGCGGCGGCCTGGTGGAGCTGGAGTGCACAGTCCCGCCCGGAACCACTGCCACGGTCCGGCTGCCTGCCGGCACCTACGGGTTGAAGGGGCCCGGGACCTTTAGCGACCAGGGTGCGGATGCAGCCGTCGTAGTTTCCGCTGGGGAGGACGGCCATCAAGCGGGCGGCACCGGGGACTTCCGCGTGCACACCGGAACCTGGACCTTCACCCCGGCTTAA
- a CDS encoding Gfo/Idh/MocA family protein, giving the protein METAMKAAGSEAGTTITPAARVALVGVHGFGIHHLRNLERLQAGGRIDLVAVADPQPPAPGALPPSTAVYPGLDDLLRATRDLDLVIVATPIQTHAPLALAALATDAELYLEKPPVASLADFNRLREAAAVSGHGVQIGFQSLGSHALKAIEELLAAGTIGTLEGISATGRWVRDRAYYKRSRWAGKRRINGVDVVDGVATNPLAHAVATALRIAGARTTADVASVETELYRANDIESDDTSVIRIRTAAGLPITCALTICASESVEPYVTLHGSAGTAVFHYTEDRLMVEGAAGRTEETFGRDDLTENLLAHRAQDVPLISSLEDSGAFMLVLEAVRTAPLPTPIDPAYIRWEGGGDAAHAVVEGIEEALEQAVRQHATFSELGLPWAASAPVSFDVQAC; this is encoded by the coding sequence ATGGAAACGGCAATGAAAGCCGCCGGCAGCGAGGCCGGAACAACCATTACGCCGGCGGCAAGGGTTGCGCTGGTGGGGGTACACGGCTTTGGCATCCACCACCTCCGGAACCTCGAACGGCTCCAGGCTGGCGGCCGCATTGACCTTGTTGCCGTGGCGGACCCGCAGCCACCAGCACCCGGTGCCCTGCCGCCGTCGACCGCTGTTTACCCGGGCCTTGATGACCTCCTCAGGGCAACCCGGGACCTGGACCTGGTCATCGTTGCCACGCCCATCCAGACCCATGCCCCGCTGGCCCTGGCCGCCCTGGCCACGGACGCGGAACTGTATCTGGAGAAGCCGCCCGTCGCCTCCCTTGCGGACTTCAACAGGCTGCGCGAAGCCGCCGCAGTGTCGGGCCACGGAGTCCAGATCGGCTTCCAAAGCCTCGGCTCGCACGCCCTGAAGGCCATCGAGGAGCTGCTGGCCGCCGGAACCATTGGAACCTTGGAAGGCATCTCCGCCACAGGCCGCTGGGTCCGGGACCGGGCCTACTACAAGCGCTCCCGCTGGGCCGGGAAACGCAGGATCAACGGCGTGGACGTGGTGGACGGCGTGGCCACCAACCCGCTGGCGCACGCCGTGGCAACCGCCCTCCGGATTGCCGGGGCGCGCACCACGGCCGACGTGGCGTCTGTGGAAACGGAACTGTACCGCGCCAACGACATCGAATCTGACGACACCTCCGTGATTCGGATCCGCACGGCGGCCGGCCTGCCCATTACCTGTGCCCTGACCATTTGCGCCTCGGAGTCCGTTGAGCCCTACGTGACTCTCCATGGCTCTGCCGGCACCGCCGTTTTCCACTACACCGAGGACCGGCTCATGGTTGAGGGCGCGGCAGGGCGCACGGAGGAAACGTTTGGCCGGGACGACCTGACGGAGAACCTCCTGGCCCACCGTGCCCAGGATGTTCCGCTCATCAGCAGCCTGGAGGACAGCGGCGCCTTCATGCTGGTGCTGGAAGCAGTCCGCACAGCACCGCTCCCCACCCCCATCGATCCCGCCTACATCCGTTGGGAGGGTGGGGGGGACGCGGCGCACGCTGTCGTGGAGGGCATCGAGGAAGCCCTGGAGCAAGCAGTCCGGCAGCATGCCACCTTCAGCGAACTGGGGCTGCCCTGGGCTGCATCCGCTCCGGTGTCTTTTGATGTGCAGGCCTGCTGA